The following are encoded together in the Salvia hispanica cultivar TCC Black 2014 chromosome 6, UniMelb_Shisp_WGS_1.0, whole genome shotgun sequence genome:
- the LOC125194461 gene encoding uncharacterized protein LOC125194461 produces MRLSRFDSVVKRKDQKIRNKYKGKKKHKKLDAIYEKGYNKSHKEVHKVESSEFIDEENEHELRRSTRVRKAPELLDSSPLPPTKRRKVDNGVGSSGEKVRRVDRAQCEMPCSSSSDGEGDGWMPRLRSRQESGCSSGRGRGQSSLKGKRKLFQDLDRLQDDQEPQFLMKKEPLVGEKSTVVKSKRPGRIKASNVLENDNQDDDLEGESEDDLEGESEDGKPKNRDKILEVINEAEGAEGSSGESEDGKPKNRDKILEVINEAEGAEGLSLECRLECTNEIEIDCNMASQLAQGEETVIEETAIEECNSNGNVEIRVEIVELEKSACDIVPGQVNATKFDCGSADQTKDDENPEKPLENDIDIKPEGRYNPPAVTDRKPKIKLGRRCGLCGGGTDGKPPKILLLEGAGSDNEVYSGSSASEEPNYDVCDGFGDQSGWLGRLLGPINDRFGIAGIWVHQQCAVWSPEVYFAGLGCLKNVRAALYRGRVLKCSRCRRPGATIGCRVDRCPKTYHLPCARAKSCIFDHRKFLIACTDHRHLFQPYGVHNAQRMKKLKAKKLKFELRKVANDSYRNDIEAEEKWLENRGEDEEFLKRESKRLQRDLWRIAPTYIGGANSEQGTQFAGWESVAGLQDVIQCMKEVVILPLLYPEFFNNLGLAPPRGVLLHGYPGTGKTLVVRALVGCCARGDRRIAYFARKGADCLGKYVGDAERQLRLLFQVAEKSQPSIIFFDEIDGLAPSRTKQQDQTHNSVVSTLLALMDGLKSRGSVIVIGATNRPDSVDPALRRPGRFDREIYFPLPSSEDREAILSLHTQKWPKPIAGSLLKWVAKQTVGFAGADLQALCTQAAIFGLKRSFPLQNVLAAAGTNSSDRRCPVIPTFTVGEKDWLKALSCASPPCSRRESAFALNDMVSSPLKSHLVPCLLLPLTRLLVCLCLDERVWLPSHLKKACKLIKNVIVSILDERQVQSHNWWLQVDGLLQDVNVRNEIEKNLLLANLVGENNLRSSNGADENTDEHSEMFPSKSLCMGARTVLSQNISCVPSSKSGFQVLICGDPSSGQRHLASCLLHCFVGNVDVWKLDLAGISHEGHGDMVHGLTHILMRSAGAHVSMLYMPMIDLWGIETSHEASEDDRETSDAGNGMEYEFCPSAHAEGIESQTAARKASYLWTSFVEQVESIRVNSSLIILATAEVPFSLLPDRIRHFFGNEIMNCIQSSPLGHKVPQFSVQLDGKFDHDKVISLFAAELTKDLAQYFIQSHHGENHIHMNSVDVEAYHTAEGDTSQVRHSKACHVSPSIPGGLTNKTLKGKSSLQLAISTFGYQILHYPHFAELCWYTSKLKEGPFANATGPWKGWPFNTCIVRPVNFTENVAAASSSSNIRSKEFSLVRGLVAVGLSAYRGEYKSLREVFSEVRKVLEALIRIIDDKIQAGKDRTQFIRLLSQVAYLEDMVCSWAHALHSLEVDAHIQEANAKVFVGPSEGDGRKIGDLKANNAPRSEVFEKGSLEVSPTECADAGDGVVVTAQEPSHIVAIDDDTCSHEHILEPTKVNLQSSKAEVLAPNGVNIESSKTEIAGDDHAELEHVPSIKLSNGFVESSSEFHAGPSVLGDKHSTLAGNGNQPNCLPNDNCILSRDTGENLGQSNINSNSSPGPRSSGSGSVAICFYQCCLECFVTLSNLLLRVINVEWKSRGSQSTVEDVHDFVASLSANLHLSLSKILHQGEISCGMNGKECREHCMCRISQAEGIPDLNKSGKLLMADCNNSHATCKDTSREEEKICKGIDRRFVFKDGVLANLDTGTDVSFHCKYEKLCLCFLIEWLVASKVSH; encoded by the exons ATGCGATTATCGCGGTTTGACTCAGTTGTGAAGAGGAAAGATCAGAAAATTAGGAATAAGTATAAGGGGAAGAAGAAGCACAAGAAATTAGATGCTATTTATGAAAAGGGTTACAATAAGAGCCACAAAGAGGTCCATAAGGTCGAGTCAAGTGAGTTTATTGATGAAGAGAATGAACATGAACTCCGGAGGAGCACTAGGGTTCGTAAAGCGCCTGAGTTGCTTGATTCATCACCTCTTCCGCCTACAAAGCGGAGGAAGGTTGATAATGGTGTGGGTAGCAGTGGTGAGAAAGTTAGGAGAGTAGATAGGGCGCAATGTGAAATGCCATGCTCAAGTTCGAGTGATGGGGAAGGTGATGGTTGGATGCCAAGGTTGAGATCCAGGCAAGAGAGTGGATGTTCTTCAGGAAGAGGAAGGGGGCAGTCGTCATTGAAGGGCAAGAGAAAGCTGTTTCAGGATCTTGATCGGTTACAGGATGATCAGGAACCTCAGtttttaatgaagaaagaGCCCTTGGTAGGTGAGAAATCGACAGTTGTAAAATCAAAGAGGCCAGGCAGAATTAAAGCATCAAATGTTTTGGAAAATGACAACCAGGATGATGATCTGGAAGGTGAGTCGGAGGATGATCTGGAAGGTGAGTCAGAGGATGGGAAACCAAAGAACAGAGACAAGATTTTAGAAGTGATAAATGAGGCAGAAGGTGCTGAAGGGTCATCAGGTGAGTCGGAGGATGGGAAACCAAAGAACAGAGACAAGATTTTAGAAGTGATAAATGAGGCAGAAGGGGCTGAAGGGTTATCTTTGGAGTGTAGGTTGGAGTGTActaatgaaattgaaatagatTGCAATATGGCGTCACAGTTAGCGCAGGGAGAGGAGACTGTAATTGAAGAGACGGCAATAGAAGAATGCAACAGCAATGGGAACGTCGAAATAAGGGTAGAAATAGTGGAGTTGGAAAAATCAGCATGTGATATTGTACCTGGCCAAGTAAATGCTACCAAGTTTGATTGTGGATCAGCTGACCAAACAAAGGATGATGAGAATCCTGAAAAGCCTCTTGaaaatgatattgatattaaacCAGAAGGCCGATACAATCCTCCAGCTGTTACTGACAGAAAACCTAAAATAAAACTTGGAAGGCGTTGCGGTTTATGTGGGGGTGGGACGGATGGCAAACCTCCAAAAATACTCTTACTTGAAGGTGCTGGCAGTGATAATGAGGTCTACAGTGGATCATCTGCATCAGAAGAACCTAATTATGATGTTTGCGATGGATTTGGTGATCAATCTGGATGGCTTGGAAGACTCCTAGGTCCTATTAACGATAGGTTTGGTATAGCAGGAATTTGGGTTCATCAGCAATGTGCTGTATGGAGTCCAGAG gTTTATTTTGCTGGACTTGGATGCTTAAAAAATGTGAGAGCTGCGCTCTACAGAGGTAGGGTACTCAAATGCAGCCGCTGTAGGAGACCTGGAGCAACCATAGGGTGTCGTGTTGATAGATGTCCCAAAACTTACCACCTA CCATGTGCACGGGCCAAAAGTTGCATCTTTGATCATCGTAAATTTCTCATTGCCTGCACTGATCATCGCCATCTGTTTCAACCATATGGAGTACATAATGCTCAACGAATGAAGAAACTGAAGGCCAAAAAGCTGAAGTTTGAATTGCGGAAGGTTGCCAATGATTCATACCGTAATGATATTGAAGCCGAAGAAAAATGGTTAGAGAACCGTGGGGAGGATGAAGAATTCTTGAAGCGTGAGAGCAAGAGGCTTCAAAGGGATTTATGGAGAATAGCACCTACATATATTGGTGGTGCAAACTCTGAACAAGGCACACAATTCGCAGGTTGGGAATCTGTTGCTGGGTTGCAAGATGTGATTCAATGCATGAAAGAGGTTGTTATTTTACCGCTCTTGTACcctgaattttttaataatctaGGACTTGCACCTCCTAGGGGAGTTCTGTTGCATGGATATCCTGGAACCGGTAAGACATTAGTTGTGCGTGCACTAGTTGGTTGTTGTGCCCGTGGTGACAGGCGCATAGCATACTTTGCACGCAAAGGAGCAGATTGTCTTGGAAAATATGTTGGTGATGCTGAGCGCCAGCTACGACTTTTGTTTCAAGTAGCTGAGAAATCTCAACCATCTATAATTTTCTTCGATGAGATAGACGGTTTAGCACCTTCTCGTACTAAGCAGCAAGATCAAACACATAATTCAGTTGTGTCCACATTACTTGCCTTGATGGATGGCCTGAAATCTCGAGGTTCGGTTATCGTAATTGGGGCAACTAATCGTCCTGATTCAGTTGATCCAGCTTTAAGGAGGCCTGGGAGATTTGATCGGGAAATTTATTTTCCACTGCCTTCTTCTGAGGATAGAGAAGCAATTCTTTCATTGCACACACAGAAGTGGCCTAAACCAATAGCTGGATCCTTATTGAAGTGGGTGGCGAAGCAGACTGTAGGATTTGCTGGTGCTGATCTGCAGGCTCTTTGTACTCAAGCAGCTatatttggtttaaaaagGAGCTTCCCGTTGCAAAATGTTCTAGCTGCAGCTGGAACTAATAGCTCTGACAGAAGATGCCCTGTTATTCCTACTTTTACTGTGGGGGAAAAAGATTGGTTAAAGGCTCTCTCATGTGCATCGCCTCCATGTTCTCGAAGAGAAAGTGCATTTGCTCTTAATGACATGGTTTCTTCACCTCTTAAATCTCATCTTGTTCCATGCCTTCTCCTGCCTCTGACAAGGCTGCTGGTTTGCCTGTGTCTGGATGAGCGTGTCTGGTTGCCATCTCACCTTAAAAAGGCTTgcaaattgattaaaaatgtaattgtTTCAATCTTAGATGAGCGGCAAGTGCAGAGTCATAATTGGTGGTTGCAAGTTGATGGTTTGCTTCAGGATGTGAATGTTAGAAATGAGATTGAGAAGAACCTTTTGCTTGCAAACCTGGTTGGAGAGAACAACTTACGCAGTTCTAATGGGGCAGATGAAAATACTGACGAACATTCTGAAATGTTCCCATCCAAATCTCTGTGTATGGGTGCCCGCACAGTGTTGTCTCAAAATATATCTTGTGTACCATCCAGTAAATCAGGATTCCAAGTCTTGATTTGTGGGGATCCGAGTTCTGGTCAGAGGCATCTTGCTTCATGTCTTCTCCACTGTTTTGTTGGCAATGTTGATGTATGGAAACTTGATTTGGCTGGTATCTCACATGAAGGACATGGAGACATGGTTCATGGGCTAACACATATACTGA TGAGATCTGCCGGAGCACATGTTAGCATGCTTTATATGCCAATGATCGATTTGTGGGGTATTGAGACAAGTCATGAAGCCTCTGAAGATGACCGTGAAACATCTGATGCTGGCAATGGTATGGAATATGAATTCTGCCCAAGTGCTCATGCAGAGGGTATCGAGTCTCAAACTGCTGCAAGGAAGGCCTCATACCTTTGGACCTCTTTCGTCGAGCAGGTGGAGTCTATACGCGTAAATAGCTCCTTGATAATACTC GCTACAGCAGAAGTACCATTTTCTTTGCTTCCTGATAGAATAAGGCATTTCTTTGGGAATGAGATAATGAATTGCATCCAATCGAGTCCATTGGGGCATAAGGTGCCACAGTTCTCTGTGCAGCTTGACGGGAAATTTGATCATGATAAGGTGATTAGCTTATTTGCTGCTGAGTTGACCAAGGATTTGGCACAGTATTTTATTCAGTCACATCATGGTGAAAATCATATACACATGAACTCCGTTGATGTGGAAGCTTATCATACGGCTGAGGGTGATACTAGTCAAGTTCGTCATAGCAAAGCTTGCCATGTGAGTCCCTCCATTCCAGGTGGTTTGACAAATAAAACTTTGAAAGGAAAATCAAGCTTGCAATTGGCAATATCAACATTCGGCTATCAGATTCTTCATTATCCTCATTTTGCTGAACTTTGCTGGTATACATCCAAGTTGAAAGAAGGTCCTTTTGCTAATGCCACTGGACCCTGGAAAGGCTGGCCCTTCAACACTTGTATTGTTCGTCCTGTCAACTTCACGGAGAATGTTGCTGCTGCTTCTAGTTCCAGTAATATTAGGAGCAAAGAGTTTAGTTTAGTTCGAGGACTAGTCGCTGTAGGGTTATCAGCATATAGGGGTGAATACAAATCACTAAGGGAAGTTTTCTCTGAGGTTCGAAAGGTTTTGGAAGCTCTAATTCGAATAATTGATGACAAAATTCAAGCTGGGAAAGACAGAACCCAATTCATTCGTCTTCTATCACAAGTGGCTTATCTTGAGGACATGGTTTGCAGTTGGGCTCACGCACTACATAG TCTAGAGGTTGATGCTCATATTCAGGAGGCAAATGCCAAAGTTTTTGTGGGACCATCTGAAGGTGACGGCCGCAAGATAGGTGATCTGAAAGCAAATAATGCACCCCGTTCAGAAGTGTTCGAGAAAGGCTCCCTGGAAGTTAGTCCCACAGAATGTGCAGATGCAGGTGATGGAGTCGTTGTCACTGCTCAAGAGCCTTCCCATATAGTTGCCATAGATGATGATACTTGCTCTCATGAACACATCTTAGAGCCAACCAAAGTTAACTTACAGTCTTCTAAGGCAGAAGTCTTAGCACCGAATGGAGTTAATATAGAGTCTTCTAAGACAGAAATTGCTGGAGATGATCATGCAGAACTAGAGCACGTTCCATCTATCAAGCTTTCCAATGGTTTCGTGGAGAGTAGTTCAGAATTTCATGCTGGTCCCTCAGTTTTAGGTGATAAGCATTCTACTCTCGCAGGAAATGGCAACCAGCCAAATTGCCTTCCAAACGATAATTGCATTCTGTCCAGAGATACCGGTGAAAACTTAGGTCAAAGTAATATCAACTCTAACTCTTCACCCGGGCCTAGAAGTTCCGGAAGTGGTTCGGTTGCAATATGCTTTTACCAGTGCTGTTTGGAGTGCTTTGTCACCCTAAGCAACTTACTGTTGAGGGTTATCAATGTCGAGTGGAAAAGTAGAGGAAGTCAATCAACCGTAGAGGATGTTCACGATTTTGTTGCCTCTTTATCTGCAAATCTTCATTTATCACTAAGTAAAATATTACACCAAGGTGAAATCTCTTGTGGCATGAATGGAAAAGAATGTAGAGAACACTGTATGTGCCGGATATCGCAGGCTGAAGGCATACCAGATCTCAACAAGTCAGGCAAACTCTTGATGGCGGATTGTAATAACAGTCACGCAACGTGCAAGGACACGAGCAGGGAGGAGGAGAAGATTTGTAAAGGGATCGATCGCAGATTTGTTTTCAAGGACGGAGTGCTGGCTAATTTAGACACAGGTACTGATGTTTCTTTTCACTGTAAATATGAGAAATTATGCCTTTGTTTTCTTATCGAGTGGTTGGTAGCTAGCAAGGTTTCACATTAA